In Setaria viridis chromosome 5, Setaria_viridis_v4.0, whole genome shotgun sequence, the genomic stretch TTTTGTCTGTTGGTCTACATAAGGGGTCTGAGCCTGAAGTTTGGTCTGGGTTATATTGATGCCTTCTCAGATTTCCTATTGGTCCTCTGTATACTGTATGAGTTAGGGTTATTCAATTTTGTTCCGCACCCATTACATGTCCTttctgaatatatatatatagagagagagctTCATGACTGATTGAGAGCATTTTCAGGGATTGTTCTGTTCACTATCCGGTGGTGGAACCCGCAAACATTTGCTGCCATGCATCCAGAAGGAAGAGCAGCCAGAGTTACATGGCCATATGTGGAAGACAAATCATATCTCTGGACATGGCTGTTTTTTGTTCCTCTAGCTGCTTACACCTTGTGGCAACTTATGTATTTTCTCATAGTTAATGTGCTGCGTCGACAGAGGTTATTAAGGGACCCTGAAGTCATGACATCATACAGGTACATGTTTGCATTTTTAGGTCTAGCATGCACTATACCTATTAGCCTGCTTTGCTTGATGTGCATCTGTATTTTTCCATGCCCTCTTGCTTTGTACTGAGAGAAATGAACTCGATAGCTTAAAGGGTAGGCTTATGATATATTAGCATTTGTGTTCCCTGACACTGTATGCATCACCTGGCTGCCATTGAATGGTATATTAGCACTAAATGAACCTAGTTAATCatagttgcaacttgcaattgTATGTTCATGCAATGACTATGTCCTATGTACATTGATGTAGTTCGTGGATTTGATATTTGAGTTTGATTCTGAATTTATATACAAAAGAATCTTCTCATGCTATGTGCCTCAGgtatttaccttttttttttcctttttgctaaCTTGCATTCCCCCAGTTCCTGACTCCCTGTTTCCCAGTTAACTAAGTTTGATTCGAGAAAGTGTTGATATTCTCAAATATCCTTGATCGAGACATGGAATCTGAAGCAGCCCAGTAATTTTTCCGTTATTTAACTGTTTTCAGGGAGCTCTCGAAGAAAGCACAGAAAGCAAACAACATCTGGTGGAGGCTGAGTGGACTGTTGGGTGATAGGAACCGGCAGGTCATGTACATACTGCTCCAGGCACTGTTCACAGTGGCGACGATGGCCTTGACTGTCCCCATATTCCTGTCCTACCGGATGCACATTGTGTTCCAAATACTGAAGGTGTGCGCATCGACATGGAATGGCGGGAGCTTCATCCTGGAGGTGATGCCTCGGCAGGTAGTACAGAAACAGCAGAAGAAGAAACTCAACATGAAGCCTATCAAACAGGTGAACTCGACACAACATGTGGAGAGTGATGATACGTCGGGTAACCACCACGAGCACACAACCGAGGAGCAAAACCAGTAGTGGGGGAGATTGAAGCAGGATGTAAGATTAGATTTTTGCTGTTTACTGATacagtctttgttattactttGTGTGAGTGTTGGTTTGGTTGGGAGCTATATAACCACTGTCCGAGTTGGGGCCTCTAGGTTTAGACTCTCACCGGGGGTGGAGATCTGGAGATATGATGCGTGCGCGTGTTTGATAGTATGGGCAAAGATGGTGCTAGTTGAGATGTTAAACAGTGCATCGTGTACCAGTATTGCCTATAGGAGGTTCTTTTACCTGTTCCAGTTGCgagtttgttttcttcttctgtaGGCGATGCATGATTTTATTGCTTCAGGTTGAAGGCCGGATTATGATGATGCTTCTGGAAGAATCCATGCATGTTTGCTGTGTGCAAGAAACGACGATTCCCGGAAGATGCCTTGCAAATGCAATGGGCGACTTTGCAGGTTGACTGATACCAAGTCGGTCTGGTAAACTTATTGTATCGTTTTTCAGGCCCATAAATAAATGCCTCAATGcaagtcgttttggcttttatatAGATGAACGACTTATATTTTGGAATATTTTGGAAAGGAACGGAGGGACCATGCAAAGCACGACGACGCGTGCACACAATTTAAGCTGGTGGGCTCAAGGAAGGCCAGGTGAATTAACCTACCAACCCCTTAGCTGACACTGGGGAATGAGATTCTTGACCCCATGGCGTGATACTTACACAGGACATAGTACTATCACAGCTAAGGTCTCCTCGCTTGACCATTTCATCCTGCGTAGTACGATGAGGTAAGCACCTGTTCGTCACCACCATGACGTTCAAACTAGATTAATCCACCCTTTCGAAAAGCAGATGAACCCATCCATTCAATCTGCCCCCAGCAGGCTTGAGTAATTTCCGCTGAATTTAGGCCCGCGAATGGATGCACAAGTTTGAGAAGACCAGACCAGTTACTAGCCAGCTCGGGCTCTTCGATCTATATAACCATGGCAAGGCTCCTGTCTTGAGATCTTCTTTtagttttttcttcttgttgCCATCACTGTTCCTTTACATTTCCGAGAGACCTCTCCTCGATCGGAACCGGGTGTGGTCGTGGCCGCAATGTGGTTCGGCACCGTGACACCGTCCGCCGCGCTCACCGCCCTGGCGTTCGCGCTCCTCCTGCTCAACTCGGgcgtcgccgcgcgccgcgcgctcgcacgcggggacgccggcgcggcggcgttcgtcgcggccgccgccgtcctcgtggCCGCGCTCCTCGCTGCGGTCCGGGCGCACGAGCGGTgtcgcgaggaggaggaggaggacgggcggcggggccgccgccTCAGGGCCGTAGCGTGGGCCCTGTCCGCGGCCCTCACGGCCATGttcgcgcgccgcgtggccgggTTCGCGCCGGACCGGGCCGTGGCGGCCCTGGTCTGGGCCATGGGCGGCGTCACGGTGGCCGGAGGGTTCTGCTGCCTCTTCGTTCACGACGTCGTTGGTGGGCGCGATGCACGGCCAGCCTAGAGCGCGCCCGCGCGCGTCGTCAGTTGGCTTCATTACTCGCCGCCGTC encodes the following:
- the LOC117858337 gene encoding glycerophosphocholine acyltransferase 1, translating into MASEVEDEAAAAAAGSPLVANGTADVRRRRDQAKEMLSKQAVKIATKAEEHERFIFKVTHLLGVLGFGGFCYLLGARPQDVPYVYCLFYVIFVPLRWIYYRYKKWHYYLLDFCYYANTFLVVMILFYPKDEKLFMVCFSFAEGPLAWALIVWRCSLVFSSFDKLVSVLIHLLPGIVLFTIRWWNPQTFAAMHPEGRAARVTWPYVEDKSYLWTWLFFVPLAAYTLWQLMYFLIVNVLRRQRLLRDPEVMTSYRELSKKAQKANNIWWRLSGLLGDRNRQVMYILLQALFTVATMALTVPIFLSYRMHIVFQILKVCASTWNGGSFILEVMPRQVVQKQQKKKLNMKPIKQVNSTQHVESDDTSGNHHEHTTEEQNQ
- the LOC117858338 gene encoding uncharacterized protein; this encodes MWFGTVTPSAALTALAFALLLLNSGVAARRALARGDAGAAAFVAAAAVLVAALLAAVRAHERCREEEEEDGRRGRRLRAVAWALSAALTAMFARRVAGFAPDRAVAALVWAMGGVTVAGGFCCLFVHDVVGGRDARPA